In Hemibagrus wyckioides isolate EC202008001 linkage group LG21, SWU_Hwy_1.0, whole genome shotgun sequence, the following proteins share a genomic window:
- the acap3b gene encoding arf-GAP with coiled-coil, ANK repeat and PH domain-containing protein 3b isoform X3, producing the protein MTVDFEECIKDSPRFRANIDEVETDVVDIEAKLDKLVKLCSGMIEAGRAYTNANKLLINGIRDLSHHCKEEMISEFLEKCGESLQEIVNYHMILFDQAQRSIKQQLHSFVKEDVRKFKETKKQFDKVREDMEIAQVKNAQAPRNKPHEVEEASSTLVVSRKCFRQLALDYVLQINVLQAKKKFEILDSMLSFMHAQYTLFQQGYNLLDELDPYMKKLAAELDQLVIDSAMEKRVMEHQHAVIQQRTLMQDFACDDSKVEFNVDAPNGIVMEGYLFKRSTNAFKTWNRRWFSIQNSQLVYQKRLKDALTVVVEDLRLCSVKPCEDIERRFCFEVVSPTKSCMLQAESEKLRQAWIQAVQASIASAYREITDNYYIEHLDRTASPSTSSIDSASEPRERSVRGESVLQRVQSLPGNEVCCDCGQAEPRWASINLGILLCIECSGIHRSLGVHCSKVRSLTLDSWEPELMKLMCELGNAVINHIYEGACEERGLKKPGPNSSRQEKEAWIKAKYVERKFLKKMCGLEALVEGGRKSHHWHVKKCRRNNSAIGAAKTRHKYRHDGGSVSPANLSAAAAAAKFRRESLFCPDELDSLFSYFDTGSGPRSLSSDSGLGGSTDGSTDILVFGSVVDSVTEEECEDSEESSGEVEVEQESSDPEDVRELHPSVLLYKASQARNMPVMAEALAHGADVNAVNEENESRSPLIQAVTGGSLIACEFLLQNGADLNQKDARGRGPLHHATSLGHTGQVCLFLKRGVCQTEVDEDGQDPLSIAVQAANADIVTLLRLARMNEEMREADGHLGQPGQYLGSSPTEQQYKKCIQEFICLTIDEC; encoded by the exons AGCGAACATCGATGAGGTGGAGACAGATGTGGTGGACATCGAGGCCAAACTCGACAAG cTGGTGAAGCTGTGCAGCGGGATGATCGAGGCTGGCCGAGCGTACACCAATGCTAATAAACTCCTCATCAACGGCATCCGAGATCTCTCGCACCACTGCAAGGAGGAAATGATCTCT GAGTTTCTAGAAAAATGTGGCGAGAGCCTTCAGGAAATCGTCAACTACCACATG ATCCTCTTTGACCAAGCCCAGAGGTCCATTAAGCAGCAGCTGCACAGTTTTGTCAAAGa GGATGTGCGCAAGTTTAAGGAGACAAAGAAGCAGTTTGACAAGGTGCGAGAGGACATGGAGATAGCGCAGGTGAAAAACGCTCAGGCTCCTCGCAACAAGCCGCACGAGGTGGAAGAAGCCAGCAGCACGCTTGTCGTGAGCCGGAAATGCTTCAGACAGCTCGCCCTCGACTACGTACTGCAG ATCAACGTTTTACAGGCCAAAAAGAAGTTTGAAATCCTCGACTCA ATGCTGTCCTTCATGCATGCACAATACACGCTGTTCCAGCAGGGATACAACCTTCTGGATGAGCTTGACCCCTACATGAAAAAGCTTGCTGCTGAG CTGGATCAGCTGGTGATCGACTCGGCCATGGAGAAGAGAGTGATGGAGCACCAGCACGCCGTCATCCAGCAGCGG ACTTTGATGCAG GACTTCGCCTGCGATGATTCCAAGGTGGAATTCAACGTGGACGCTCCGAACGGGATTGTGATGGAGGGATATCTGTTCAAGCGATCTACAAATGCTTTCAAAACATGGAATAG ACGATGGTTCTCTATACAAAACAGCCAGCTTGTCTATCAGAAGAGGCTTAAG GATGCTCTTACAGTCGTTGTGGAGGATTTGAGGCTTTGTTCCGTCAAACCTTGCGAGGACATCGAACGGAGGTTCTGCTTCGAAGTGGTGTCACCTACAAA AAGCTGCATGCTGCAGGCCGAGTCTGAGAAGCTGCGGCAGGCCTGGATTCAGGCTGTGCAGGCCAGCATCGCCTCAGCCTACAGAGAGATCACAGATAACTACTATATAGAG CATTTGGACAGGACGGCGTCTCCCTCCACCAGCAGCATCGACTCGGCCAGCGAGCCGCGGGAGAGGAGCGTGAGGGGAGAGAGTGTGCTGCAGAGGGTGCAGTCGCTCCCGGGAAACGAGGTGTGCTGTGACTGCGGTCAGGCCGAGCCACGCTGGGCCAGCATCAACCTGGGCATCCTGCTGTGCATCGAGTGCTCCGGCATCCACAG GAGTTTAGGTGTACACTGCTCCAAGGTTCGCTCTTTAACACTGGACTCCTGGGAACCAGAACTAATGAAG TTAATGTGTGAGCTTGGAAACGCGGTAATTAATCACATCTACGAGGGAGCCTGTGAAGAAAGAGGTCTGAAAAAACCCGGACCCAACAGCTCGAG GCAAGAGAAAGAGGCCTGGATCAAAGCTAAGTATGTGGAAAGGAAGTTCCTAAAGAAAATGTGTGGCTTAGAGGCGCTGGTCGAAGGTGGCAGGAAGTCTCATCACTGGCACGTGAAAAAGTGCAGAAGGAACAACAGCGCCATCGGAGCAGCCAAGACTcgacacaaatacagacacgaTGGTGGAAGCGTGTCACCGGCTAACTTATCCGCAG CTGCTGCAGCAGCCAAATTCCGCAGGGAATCGCTTTTCTGTCCCGACGAACTGGACTCGCTATTCTCCTATTTTGACACTGGATCCGGGCCGCGCA GTCTCAGTAGTGACAGCGGCCTCGGCGGCAGCACAGACGGCAGCACTGACATCCTGGTGTTCGGCTCGGTGGTGGACAGTGTCACAGAAGAGG AGTGTGAAGACTCGGAGGAATCTAGCGGAGAGGTGGAGGTCGAGCAGGAGTCATCAGACCCGGAGGACGTACGGGAGCTGCATCCAAGCGTGCTTCTCTATAAAGCCTCACAAGCCCGGAACATGCCTGTCATGGCTGAGGCATTAGCACACGGAGCGGACGTCAACGCCGTTAACGAAGAGAACGAAAGCAGGAGCCCTTTAATACAGGCTGTCACGGGG ggtTCTTTAATAGCCTGCGAATTCCTGCTGCAGAACGGAGCTGATCTGAATCAGAAAGACGCGCGAGGACGAGGCCCGCTTCACCATGCAACGTCTTTGGGCCACACAGG GCAGGTGTGTCTGTTCCTGAAGCGAGGAGTGTGTCAGACGGAGGTGGACGAGGATGGTCAGGACCCTCTGAGCATTGCTGTGCAGGCGGCTAACGCAGACATTGTAACTCT GTTGCGGTTGGCTCGGATGAACGAGGAAATGCGGGAGGCGGACGGACACCTCGGACAGCCAGGTCAATACCTGGGCAGCAGCCCCACCGAGCAGCAGTACAAGAAGTGCATTCAGGAGTTTATCTGCCTTACCATAGACGAGTGCTAG
- the acap3b gene encoding arf-GAP with coiled-coil, ANK repeat and PH domain-containing protein 3b isoform X1: MTVDFEECIKDSPRFRANIDEVETDVVDIEAKLDKLVKLCSGMIEAGRAYTNANKLLINGIRDLSHHCKEEMISEFLEKCGESLQEIVNYHMILFDQAQRSIKQQLHSFVKEDVRKFKETKKQFDKVREDMEIAQVKNAQAPRNKPHEVEEASSTLVVSRKCFRQLALDYVLQINVLQAKKKFEILDSMLSFMHAQYTLFQQGYNLLDELDPYMKKLAAELDQLVIDSAMEKRVMEHQHAVIQQRTLMQDFACDDSKVEFNVDAPNGIVMEGYLFKRSTNAFKTWNRRWFSIQNSQLVYQKRLKDALTVVVEDLRLCSVKPCEDIERRFCFEVVSPTKSCMLQAESEKLRQAWIQAVQASIASAYREITDNYYIEHLDRTASPSTSSIDSASEPRERSVRGESVLQRVQSLPGNEVCCDCGQAEPRWASINLGILLCIECSGIHRSLGVHCSKVRSLTLDSWEPELMKLMCELGNAVINHIYEGACEERGLKKPGPNSSRQEKEAWIKAKYVERKFLKKMCGLEALVEGGRKSHHWHVKKCRRNNSAIGAAKTRHKYRHDGGSVSPANLSAAAAAAKFRRESLFCPDELDSLFSYFDTGSGPRSPTGLSSDSGLGGSTDGSTDILVFGSVVDSVTEEECEDSEESSGEVEVEQESSDPEDVRELHPSVLLYKASQARNMPVMAEALAHGADVNAVNEENESRSPLIQAVTGGSLIACEFLLQNGADLNQKDARGRGPLHHATSLGHTGQVCLFLKRGVCQTEVDEDGQDPLSIAVQAANADIVTLLRLARMNEEMREADGHLGQPDASLPQSPQRVKHKEKISPRSVRSFGSFRTWLNTSPKM; this comes from the exons AGCGAACATCGATGAGGTGGAGACAGATGTGGTGGACATCGAGGCCAAACTCGACAAG cTGGTGAAGCTGTGCAGCGGGATGATCGAGGCTGGCCGAGCGTACACCAATGCTAATAAACTCCTCATCAACGGCATCCGAGATCTCTCGCACCACTGCAAGGAGGAAATGATCTCT GAGTTTCTAGAAAAATGTGGCGAGAGCCTTCAGGAAATCGTCAACTACCACATG ATCCTCTTTGACCAAGCCCAGAGGTCCATTAAGCAGCAGCTGCACAGTTTTGTCAAAGa GGATGTGCGCAAGTTTAAGGAGACAAAGAAGCAGTTTGACAAGGTGCGAGAGGACATGGAGATAGCGCAGGTGAAAAACGCTCAGGCTCCTCGCAACAAGCCGCACGAGGTGGAAGAAGCCAGCAGCACGCTTGTCGTGAGCCGGAAATGCTTCAGACAGCTCGCCCTCGACTACGTACTGCAG ATCAACGTTTTACAGGCCAAAAAGAAGTTTGAAATCCTCGACTCA ATGCTGTCCTTCATGCATGCACAATACACGCTGTTCCAGCAGGGATACAACCTTCTGGATGAGCTTGACCCCTACATGAAAAAGCTTGCTGCTGAG CTGGATCAGCTGGTGATCGACTCGGCCATGGAGAAGAGAGTGATGGAGCACCAGCACGCCGTCATCCAGCAGCGG ACTTTGATGCAG GACTTCGCCTGCGATGATTCCAAGGTGGAATTCAACGTGGACGCTCCGAACGGGATTGTGATGGAGGGATATCTGTTCAAGCGATCTACAAATGCTTTCAAAACATGGAATAG ACGATGGTTCTCTATACAAAACAGCCAGCTTGTCTATCAGAAGAGGCTTAAG GATGCTCTTACAGTCGTTGTGGAGGATTTGAGGCTTTGTTCCGTCAAACCTTGCGAGGACATCGAACGGAGGTTCTGCTTCGAAGTGGTGTCACCTACAAA AAGCTGCATGCTGCAGGCCGAGTCTGAGAAGCTGCGGCAGGCCTGGATTCAGGCTGTGCAGGCCAGCATCGCCTCAGCCTACAGAGAGATCACAGATAACTACTATATAGAG CATTTGGACAGGACGGCGTCTCCCTCCACCAGCAGCATCGACTCGGCCAGCGAGCCGCGGGAGAGGAGCGTGAGGGGAGAGAGTGTGCTGCAGAGGGTGCAGTCGCTCCCGGGAAACGAGGTGTGCTGTGACTGCGGTCAGGCCGAGCCACGCTGGGCCAGCATCAACCTGGGCATCCTGCTGTGCATCGAGTGCTCCGGCATCCACAG GAGTTTAGGTGTACACTGCTCCAAGGTTCGCTCTTTAACACTGGACTCCTGGGAACCAGAACTAATGAAG TTAATGTGTGAGCTTGGAAACGCGGTAATTAATCACATCTACGAGGGAGCCTGTGAAGAAAGAGGTCTGAAAAAACCCGGACCCAACAGCTCGAG GCAAGAGAAAGAGGCCTGGATCAAAGCTAAGTATGTGGAAAGGAAGTTCCTAAAGAAAATGTGTGGCTTAGAGGCGCTGGTCGAAGGTGGCAGGAAGTCTCATCACTGGCACGTGAAAAAGTGCAGAAGGAACAACAGCGCCATCGGAGCAGCCAAGACTcgacacaaatacagacacgaTGGTGGAAGCGTGTCACCGGCTAACTTATCCGCAG CTGCTGCAGCAGCCAAATTCCGCAGGGAATCGCTTTTCTGTCCCGACGAACTGGACTCGCTATTCTCCTATTTTGACACTGGATCCGGGCCGCGCAG CCCCACAGGTCTCAGTAGTGACAGCGGCCTCGGCGGCAGCACAGACGGCAGCACTGACATCCTGGTGTTCGGCTCGGTGGTGGACAGTGTCACAGAAGAGG AGTGTGAAGACTCGGAGGAATCTAGCGGAGAGGTGGAGGTCGAGCAGGAGTCATCAGACCCGGAGGACGTACGGGAGCTGCATCCAAGCGTGCTTCTCTATAAAGCCTCACAAGCCCGGAACATGCCTGTCATGGCTGAGGCATTAGCACACGGAGCGGACGTCAACGCCGTTAACGAAGAGAACGAAAGCAGGAGCCCTTTAATACAGGCTGTCACGGGG ggtTCTTTAATAGCCTGCGAATTCCTGCTGCAGAACGGAGCTGATCTGAATCAGAAAGACGCGCGAGGACGAGGCCCGCTTCACCATGCAACGTCTTTGGGCCACACAGG GCAGGTGTGTCTGTTCCTGAAGCGAGGAGTGTGTCAGACGGAGGTGGACGAGGATGGTCAGGACCCTCTGAGCATTGCTGTGCAGGCGGCTAACGCAGACATTGTAACTCT GTTGCGGTTGGCTCGGATGAACGAGGAAATGCGGGAGGCGGACGGACACCTCGGACAGCCAG ATGCCagtcttcctcagagccctcagcGGGTAAAGCACAAGGAAAAA atatcaCCACGGTCAGTGAGATCGTTCGGGAGTTTCCGCACATGGCTTAACACGAGTCCGAAAATGTGA
- the acap3b gene encoding arf-GAP with coiled-coil, ANK repeat and PH domain-containing protein 3b isoform X2 — protein MTVDFEECIKDSPRFRANIDEVETDVVDIEAKLDKLVKLCSGMIEAGRAYTNANKLLINGIRDLSHHCKEEMISEFLEKCGESLQEIVNYHMILFDQAQRSIKQQLHSFVKEDVRKFKETKKQFDKVREDMEIAQVKNAQAPRNKPHEVEEASSTLVVSRKCFRQLALDYVLQINVLQAKKKFEILDSMLSFMHAQYTLFQQGYNLLDELDPYMKKLAAELDQLVIDSAMEKRVMEHQHAVIQQRTLMQDFACDDSKVEFNVDAPNGIVMEGYLFKRSTNAFKTWNRRWFSIQNSQLVYQKRLKDALTVVVEDLRLCSVKPCEDIERRFCFEVVSPTKSCMLQAESEKLRQAWIQAVQASIASAYREITDNYYIEHLDRTASPSTSSIDSASEPRERSVRGESVLQRVQSLPGNEVCCDCGQAEPRWASINLGILLCIECSGIHRSLGVHCSKVRSLTLDSWEPELMKLMCELGNAVINHIYEGACEERGLKKPGPNSSRQEKEAWIKAKYVERKFLKKMCGLEALVEGGRKSHHWHVKKCRRNNSAIGAAKTRHKYRHDGGSVSPANLSAAAAAAKFRRESLFCPDELDSLFSYFDTGSGPRSLSSDSGLGGSTDGSTDILVFGSVVDSVTEEECEDSEESSGEVEVEQESSDPEDVRELHPSVLLYKASQARNMPVMAEALAHGADVNAVNEENESRSPLIQAVTGGSLIACEFLLQNGADLNQKDARGRGPLHHATSLGHTGQVCLFLKRGVCQTEVDEDGQDPLSIAVQAANADIVTLLRLARMNEEMREADGHLGQPDASLPQSPQRVKHKEKISPRSVRSFGSFRTWLNTSPKM, from the exons AGCGAACATCGATGAGGTGGAGACAGATGTGGTGGACATCGAGGCCAAACTCGACAAG cTGGTGAAGCTGTGCAGCGGGATGATCGAGGCTGGCCGAGCGTACACCAATGCTAATAAACTCCTCATCAACGGCATCCGAGATCTCTCGCACCACTGCAAGGAGGAAATGATCTCT GAGTTTCTAGAAAAATGTGGCGAGAGCCTTCAGGAAATCGTCAACTACCACATG ATCCTCTTTGACCAAGCCCAGAGGTCCATTAAGCAGCAGCTGCACAGTTTTGTCAAAGa GGATGTGCGCAAGTTTAAGGAGACAAAGAAGCAGTTTGACAAGGTGCGAGAGGACATGGAGATAGCGCAGGTGAAAAACGCTCAGGCTCCTCGCAACAAGCCGCACGAGGTGGAAGAAGCCAGCAGCACGCTTGTCGTGAGCCGGAAATGCTTCAGACAGCTCGCCCTCGACTACGTACTGCAG ATCAACGTTTTACAGGCCAAAAAGAAGTTTGAAATCCTCGACTCA ATGCTGTCCTTCATGCATGCACAATACACGCTGTTCCAGCAGGGATACAACCTTCTGGATGAGCTTGACCCCTACATGAAAAAGCTTGCTGCTGAG CTGGATCAGCTGGTGATCGACTCGGCCATGGAGAAGAGAGTGATGGAGCACCAGCACGCCGTCATCCAGCAGCGG ACTTTGATGCAG GACTTCGCCTGCGATGATTCCAAGGTGGAATTCAACGTGGACGCTCCGAACGGGATTGTGATGGAGGGATATCTGTTCAAGCGATCTACAAATGCTTTCAAAACATGGAATAG ACGATGGTTCTCTATACAAAACAGCCAGCTTGTCTATCAGAAGAGGCTTAAG GATGCTCTTACAGTCGTTGTGGAGGATTTGAGGCTTTGTTCCGTCAAACCTTGCGAGGACATCGAACGGAGGTTCTGCTTCGAAGTGGTGTCACCTACAAA AAGCTGCATGCTGCAGGCCGAGTCTGAGAAGCTGCGGCAGGCCTGGATTCAGGCTGTGCAGGCCAGCATCGCCTCAGCCTACAGAGAGATCACAGATAACTACTATATAGAG CATTTGGACAGGACGGCGTCTCCCTCCACCAGCAGCATCGACTCGGCCAGCGAGCCGCGGGAGAGGAGCGTGAGGGGAGAGAGTGTGCTGCAGAGGGTGCAGTCGCTCCCGGGAAACGAGGTGTGCTGTGACTGCGGTCAGGCCGAGCCACGCTGGGCCAGCATCAACCTGGGCATCCTGCTGTGCATCGAGTGCTCCGGCATCCACAG GAGTTTAGGTGTACACTGCTCCAAGGTTCGCTCTTTAACACTGGACTCCTGGGAACCAGAACTAATGAAG TTAATGTGTGAGCTTGGAAACGCGGTAATTAATCACATCTACGAGGGAGCCTGTGAAGAAAGAGGTCTGAAAAAACCCGGACCCAACAGCTCGAG GCAAGAGAAAGAGGCCTGGATCAAAGCTAAGTATGTGGAAAGGAAGTTCCTAAAGAAAATGTGTGGCTTAGAGGCGCTGGTCGAAGGTGGCAGGAAGTCTCATCACTGGCACGTGAAAAAGTGCAGAAGGAACAACAGCGCCATCGGAGCAGCCAAGACTcgacacaaatacagacacgaTGGTGGAAGCGTGTCACCGGCTAACTTATCCGCAG CTGCTGCAGCAGCCAAATTCCGCAGGGAATCGCTTTTCTGTCCCGACGAACTGGACTCGCTATTCTCCTATTTTGACACTGGATCCGGGCCGCGCA GTCTCAGTAGTGACAGCGGCCTCGGCGGCAGCACAGACGGCAGCACTGACATCCTGGTGTTCGGCTCGGTGGTGGACAGTGTCACAGAAGAGG AGTGTGAAGACTCGGAGGAATCTAGCGGAGAGGTGGAGGTCGAGCAGGAGTCATCAGACCCGGAGGACGTACGGGAGCTGCATCCAAGCGTGCTTCTCTATAAAGCCTCACAAGCCCGGAACATGCCTGTCATGGCTGAGGCATTAGCACACGGAGCGGACGTCAACGCCGTTAACGAAGAGAACGAAAGCAGGAGCCCTTTAATACAGGCTGTCACGGGG ggtTCTTTAATAGCCTGCGAATTCCTGCTGCAGAACGGAGCTGATCTGAATCAGAAAGACGCGCGAGGACGAGGCCCGCTTCACCATGCAACGTCTTTGGGCCACACAGG GCAGGTGTGTCTGTTCCTGAAGCGAGGAGTGTGTCAGACGGAGGTGGACGAGGATGGTCAGGACCCTCTGAGCATTGCTGTGCAGGCGGCTAACGCAGACATTGTAACTCT GTTGCGGTTGGCTCGGATGAACGAGGAAATGCGGGAGGCGGACGGACACCTCGGACAGCCAG ATGCCagtcttcctcagagccctcagcGGGTAAAGCACAAGGAAAAA atatcaCCACGGTCAGTGAGATCGTTCGGGAGTTTCCGCACATGGCTTAACACGAGTCCGAAAATGTGA
- the LOC131342900 gene encoding ubiquitin-conjugating enzyme E2 J2, which translates to MNSNGNKRAPTTATQRLKQDYLRIKKDPVPYICAEPLPSNILEWHYVVRGPEKTPYEGGYYHGKLVFPREFPFKPPSIYMITPNGRFKCNTRLCLSITDFHPDTWNPAWSVSTILTGLLSFMVEKGPTLGSIETSDYTKRQLSAQSLAFNLKDRVFCELFPEVVEEIKQKQKAQEELSSRPQALPLPDVVPDGEQGHFGLPEMNGHVPLGEAVAPQHLALQQANRNHGLLGGALANLFVIVGFAAFAYTVKYVLRSITQE; encoded by the exons ATGAACAGCAACGGGAATAAGagagcaccaacaacagcaacacAGCGTCTAAAACAGGATTACCTCAGGATAAAGAAAGACCCTGTGCCTTACATCTGTGCTGAACCACTTCCCTCAAATATATTAGAATG GCACTATGTTGTACGGGGACCGGAGAAAACACCTTATGAAG GTGGATACTATCATGGAAAATTGGTATTCCCAAGGGAATTTCCCTTCAAGCCACCTAGTATTTATATGATAACACCGAATGGGAGATTCAAATGCAACACAAG GTTATGCCTCTCCATTACTGACTTCCATCCGGACACGTGGAACCCCGCCTGGTCTGTGTCCACCATCCTCACAGGGCTGCTAAGTTTCATGGTGGAGAAAGGCCCCACGCTGGGAAGCATAGAGACATCTGATTACACT AAAAGACAGCTGTCTGCACAGAGCTTGGCTTTTAACTTAAAGGACAGGGTCTTTTGTGAACTGTTTCCAGAAGTTGTTGAG GAGATCAAGCAAAAGCAAAAGGCTCAAGAAGAGCTCAGTTCACGGCCGCAGGCTCTACCGCTTCCAGATGTGGTGCCAGATGGGGAGCAGGGTCACTTTGGGCTCCCAGAGATGAACGGCCACGTCCCTTTGGGAGAAGCGGTGGCTCCTCAGCACCTCGCCCTCCAGCAGGCTAATCGCAATCATGGACTCCTTGGTGGTGCGCTTGCGAACCTGTTTGTGATAGTGGGCTTCGCTGCCTTTGCTTACACGGTAAAGTATGTACTACGGAGCATAACCCAGGAATGA